The following coding sequences lie in one Apostichopus japonicus isolate 1M-3 chromosome 13, ASM3797524v1, whole genome shotgun sequence genomic window:
- the LOC139978703 gene encoding neuropeptide CCHamide-1 receptor-like: MTEYPSNFADSSDSEYSWNVSYCKSDVEDLSSFAPIFILGVFVVGVLGNGSLIVISIMHKDMRTPPNLLIINMSLGDLLLFIFVVPDLVFFYLKGGWTSPLYLCKIIKLSQHITQGVSVLTFAALSYDRYEAIARPFSRRHAGWRHAGIRTLAIATTIWFISFLFSLPAMLWAHIGECGDCRLPFHETHWKYYILVLFFAIYLLPFVAVFVFYTLTALVLVRDTGEIRGSVRGAADRRQSSRNRLAFVILLAAILFAILWLPYYVHSLVFEFIPEEHMNSFFERFPFMFFLLDISYFCGLLSSCTNPILLYAVSSNYRRKLGFLFSGCPFLPKHQWTSAKSFTMMTIRTNSGTSNHNHRDSPQRNGEKTYYIQSG; this comes from the coding sequence ATGACCGAATACCCGTCCAATTTTGCAGATAGCAGTGACAGCGAATATTCGTGGAATGTAAGCTATTGCAAAAGTGACGTCGAAGATTTGTCATCATTCGCACCTATCTTTATCCTTGGTGTCTTCGTCGTCGGAGTACTGGGGAATGGCAGTTTAATCGTCATCTCGATTATGCATAAAGATATGAGGACACCTCCAAACTTACTGATTATCAACATGTCGCTAGGTGATCTACTGCTCTTCATCTTTGTCGTGCCAGATCTGGTATTCTTTTATCTGAAAGGTGGATGGACATCACCACTTTACTTGTGTAAGATAATCAAATTATCACAGCACATTACCCAAGGAGTGTCGGTTTTAACTTTCGCTGCACTAAGTTACGACAGATATGAAGCGATTGCTCGACCATTCAGCCGAAGACACGCCGGATGGCGACATGCAGGTATACGAACTCTCGCTATCGCTACTACCATTTGGTTCATATCTTTCCTCTTCTCCCTTCCAGCAATGTTGTGGGCTCATATTGGAGAGTGCGGGGATTGTCGTCTGCCATTTCACGAAACTCACTGGAAGTATTACATCCTTGTATTGTTCTTCGCGATTTATTTGTTACCTTTCGTTGCTGTTTTCGTGTTCTATACTCTCACTGCCTTAGTGTTGGTGCGAGATACTGGGGAGATTAGGGGCAGTGTGCGAGGTGCTGCCGATAGAAGACAAAGCTCTCGAAATCGCTTGGCGTTCGTCATCCTTCTTGCGGCCATACTCTTTGCCATCCTCTGGTTGCCATACTACGTACACTCTTTGGTCTTTGAGTTCATTCCTGAAGAACACATGAATTCATTTTTCGAAAGGTTTCCATTTATGTTCTTCCTCTTAGATATCTCGTATTTCTGTGGTCTGCTATCGTCTTGCACAAATCCCATCTTACTTTACGCTGTCAGTTCAAATTATAGGCGGAAGTTAGGCTTTCTTTTTTCCGGCTGTCCTTTTTTACCCAAACATCAGTGGACCAGTGCTAAATCGTTTACGATGATGACCATTCGAACAAATTCAGGTACATCTAACCACAACCACAGAGATTCTCCACAGCGGAACGGTGAAAAGACTTACTACATCCAATCTGGTTAA